Genomic DNA from Longimicrobiales bacterium:
GCGGGGCATCCCAGCTACGAGGTCACCAGCGGGAAGGTGACGTTCCGCGGAGAAGACCTGTTGGAGCTTGAAGTCGACGAACGCTCGCAGGCCGGAGTTTTCCTAGCCTTCCAGTATCCACTGGAAATCCCGGGCGTCTCGATCGCGAACTTCCTCCGTACCGCAGTGCAGGCTCATCTCCCAGAGGGTGAAGAGCTCGACATCTTCGATTATGCGGACATGCTCACCGAGCGCATGGAGATGCTGGAGATGGATCTCTCCTTTGCCGAGCGTCATGTAAACGACGGGTTCAGCGGCGGGGAGAAGAAGCGCAATGAGATCCTTCAGATGGCCATGCTAAAGCCCAAGCTCGCCGTCATGGATGAGACGGATTCCGGTCTCGACATCGATGCGCTCAAGATCGTCGCGAACGGCGTGAACAAGCTGGTCGAAGAAGATCCCGAGATGTCGGTACTGCTCATCACGCACTACCAGCGCCTTCTCGACTACATCAAGCCGGACTACGTCCACGTCATGGTGGACGGTCGGATCGTACAATCCGGTGGCCCCGAAGTCGCACTGGAACTCGAGGCCGACGGCTACAAGGAGTACGAGGACGCCGAAGCAGCAGCCAACGCCGCCGGATCTTGATCCGCGCAGCTGACCTGGACTAGAGGACCCTCCCGATGCCTAGCAACGATACGATCCAGGACCTCAATCTCGACGAATATAAGTACGACTTCGTCACAGAGAGCGAGCCCGTTTTCCGCGCCCAAAAAGGGCTGTCTGAAGAAGTCGTCCGTCAGATCTCCGCGCACAAGGATGAGCCGGCGTGGATGCTCGAATTCCGGCTCAACGCTCTGAAGGTTTATGAGTCTAAGCCGATGCCCAAGTGGGGCGGCGACCTAGACGACCTCGAGAACGTGCTCGACGAGATCTACTTCTACGTGCGCCCGCAGGATCAGATGGAGAGCTCGTGGGACGACGTACCTGACAAGATCAAGGACACATTCGAGAAGCTCGGCATCCCCGAGGCAGAGCGTGAAGTCCTCGCCGGTGTGGGCGCTCAGTACGAGTCCGAGATGGTCTACCACTCGCTGCGTGAAGAGTGGTCCAAGCAGGGCGTCATCTTCGATTCGATTGAAGACGGCCTGAAGAACCACCCAGAGCTCTTCCGGGAGCACTTCGGCACAATCATTCCGACCGGAGACAACAAGTTCTCGGCCATGAACGGAGCGGTCTGGTCCGGTGGATCCTTCGTGTACATCCCGAAGGGCGTATCACTCGACACACCGCTGCAGGCCTACTTCCGCGTGAACCAGGAGCGGATGGGCCAGTTCGAGCGTACGCTCATCATCGTCGATGAGGGCGCGCAGGCTCACTACATTGAGGGGTGCACCGCCCCGGTCTACTCGACCGAGTCGTTCCACTCCGGCGTCATCGAAATCATCGTGAAGGACAACGCCCGGTTCCGATACACCACGATCCAGAACTGGTCGAACAACATGTACAACCTGGTCACTCAGCGTGCGGT
This window encodes:
- the sufC gene encoding Fe-S cluster assembly ATPase SufC is translated as MSDAPILSVEGLEAQVAEGELGILKGVNLKIGKGEIHAIMGPNGSGKSTLAKVIAGHPSYEVTSGKVTFRGEDLLELEVDERSQAGVFLAFQYPLEIPGVSIANFLRTAVQAHLPEGEELDIFDYADMLTERMEMLEMDLSFAERHVNDGFSGGEKKRNEILQMAMLKPKLAVMDETDSGLDIDALKIVANGVNKLVEEDPEMSVLLITHYQRLLDYIKPDYVHVMVDGRIVQSGGPEVALELEADGYKEYEDAEAAANAAGS
- the sufB gene encoding Fe-S cluster assembly protein SufB, producing the protein MPSNDTIQDLNLDEYKYDFVTESEPVFRAQKGLSEEVVRQISAHKDEPAWMLEFRLNALKVYESKPMPKWGGDLDDLENVLDEIYFYVRPQDQMESSWDDVPDKIKDTFEKLGIPEAEREVLAGVGAQYESEMVYHSLREEWSKQGVIFDSIEDGLKNHPELFREHFGTIIPTGDNKFSAMNGAVWSGGSFVYIPKGVSLDTPLQAYFRVNQERMGQFERTLIIVDEGAQAHYIEGCTAPVYSTESFHSGVIEIIVKDNARFRYTTIQNWSNNMYNLVTQRAVVGAGGNMEWLDGNLGSKLTMKYPSCYLMGEGAHGEILSIAYSGDGQHQDTGGKVVHAAPHTTSSIVSKSISKGTGRSTYRGLLKVHKGAHHARSNVECDALLIDDTSRTDTYPYIEIEENDANVGHEASVSKIGEEQLFYLKSRGIAEDEAMAMIVRGFIEPIAKELPLEYAVELNRLIELEMEGSVG